A single window of Cellulomonas sp. NTE-D12 DNA harbors:
- a CDS encoding heavy metal translocating P-type ATPase, translated as MSTSVAGTPDATGVVELDLAVEGMTCASCVARVEKRLNRVPGVQATVNLALEQAHVRVAVPEGGSPADVDALVAAVQAAGYDAHPITPTPPMTDEEIAAVTGGMGMDMGDEDTSAPTDARGTDLRRRLRLAAVLTVPVVLISMVPVLQFRGWQWVVAALALPVATWAALPFHRAALAAGRHGSSTMDTLVSLGIIAATTWSLWALLLGGAGELGMHMRPTLIPSRAHGMTTPELYFEVAAVVTTFLLAGRYAEHRSRRRAGDALRALLDLGAKDVSVLVGGVERRVPISALRVDDEFVVRPGEKIATDGVVVRGTAAVDASLLTGEPVPVDVGPGDAVTGATVNTSGHLVVRATRVGEQTRLAQIGRLVASAQTGKAPVQRLADRISAVFVPVVLALSVATLVVWLLSGASAQAAFTAAVAVMIIACPCALGLATPTALLVGTGRGAQLGILIKGPEILERTRAVDTVVLDKTGTITAGAMRLVDVLAADGVDADDVLAVAGAVERGSQHPIAAAITAAADERTTTSAAGAVDVATAVGTADMTSAAPELDVHDFVETPGRGVAGVVRAAHAGVGLARRVLVGRPAWLHEQGVDTTPLDERFDAAEADGATAVMAAWDGSARGVLVLRDPVKPTSAQAIAELRALGMRPVLLTGDNPRAARVAAREVGIDEADVVAQVLPEDKVAAVERLRAGGATVAMVGDGVNDAAALASADLGLAMGTGTDVAIEAADLTLVRGDLQSAPQAIRLSRTTLRIIRQNLFWAFAYNVAAIPLAATGLLNPMIAGAAMAFSSVLVVTNSLRLRRFS; from the coding sequence CGAGGGCGGCTCCCCGGCGGACGTCGACGCCCTGGTCGCGGCCGTGCAGGCCGCCGGGTACGACGCGCACCCGATCACGCCGACCCCGCCGATGACCGACGAGGAGATCGCCGCGGTCACCGGTGGCATGGGCATGGACATGGGCGACGAGGACACCTCCGCGCCCACCGATGCCCGCGGCACCGACCTGCGGCGGCGGTTGCGGCTCGCCGCCGTGCTGACGGTGCCCGTGGTGCTGATCTCGATGGTGCCGGTGCTGCAGTTCCGCGGGTGGCAGTGGGTGGTGGCCGCCCTGGCCCTGCCGGTGGCGACGTGGGCGGCGCTGCCGTTCCACCGGGCGGCGCTGGCCGCCGGCCGGCACGGCTCGTCGACCATGGACACCCTGGTGTCGCTCGGCATCATCGCGGCCACCACGTGGTCGCTGTGGGCGCTGCTGCTGGGCGGCGCCGGTGAGCTGGGCATGCACATGCGGCCGACGTTGATCCCGTCACGCGCGCACGGCATGACCACGCCCGAGCTCTACTTCGAGGTGGCCGCCGTGGTCACCACGTTCCTGCTCGCCGGCCGGTACGCCGAGCACCGCTCGCGGCGCCGGGCCGGTGACGCCCTGCGGGCGTTGCTGGACCTCGGCGCCAAGGACGTGTCCGTCCTGGTGGGCGGCGTGGAGCGACGGGTGCCGATCAGCGCGCTGCGGGTGGACGACGAGTTCGTGGTCCGCCCCGGCGAGAAGATCGCGACCGACGGCGTCGTGGTGCGCGGCACGGCCGCGGTGGACGCCTCGCTGCTCACCGGCGAGCCGGTGCCGGTGGACGTCGGCCCGGGCGACGCCGTCACCGGTGCCACCGTCAACACCTCCGGCCACCTCGTCGTGCGGGCCACCCGCGTCGGCGAGCAGACCCGACTGGCACAGATCGGCCGGCTGGTCGCCTCGGCGCAGACCGGCAAGGCACCGGTGCAGCGGCTGGCGGATCGGATCTCGGCGGTGTTCGTCCCGGTGGTGCTGGCCCTCTCCGTCGCGACGCTCGTGGTGTGGCTGCTGTCCGGCGCCTCGGCTCAGGCGGCGTTCACCGCCGCCGTCGCCGTGATGATCATCGCCTGCCCCTGCGCCCTGGGCCTGGCCACACCGACCGCCCTGCTGGTGGGAACCGGCCGCGGCGCGCAGCTCGGCATCCTGATCAAGGGCCCGGAGATCCTCGAGCGCACCCGCGCCGTGGACACCGTGGTGCTCGACAAGACCGGCACGATCACCGCCGGTGCGATGCGCCTGGTCGACGTGCTGGCGGCGGACGGGGTCGACGCGGACGACGTCCTCGCGGTGGCCGGCGCCGTGGAGCGCGGCTCCCAGCACCCGATCGCAGCGGCGATCACGGCAGCGGCAGACGAACGCACGACGACCTCCGCCGCCGGCGCGGTCGACGTGGCAACCGCAGTCGGGACCGCCGACATGACCTCCGCGGCACCCGAGCTGGACGTGCACGACTTCGTCGAGACCCCCGGCCGCGGCGTCGCCGGCGTGGTGCGCGCCGCGCACGCCGGTGTCGGACTCGCCCGTCGCGTGCTCGTCGGGCGTCCCGCCTGGCTGCACGAGCAGGGCGTCGACACCACCCCGCTCGACGAGCGGTTCGACGCCGCCGAGGCGGACGGCGCCACCGCCGTGATGGCCGCCTGGGACGGCTCGGCGCGTGGCGTGCTGGTGCTCCGCGACCCGGTGAAGCCGACGTCGGCACAGGCGATCGCCGAGCTGCGAGCGCTCGGCATGCGTCCGGTGCTGCTCACGGGCGACAACCCGCGGGCCGCTCGGGTGGCGGCGCGCGAGGTCGGCATCGACGAGGCCGACGTGGTGGCGCAGGTGCTCCCCGAGGACAAGGTGGCCGCCGTCGAGCGGCTCCGTGCCGGCGGCGCCACCGTGGCGATGGTCGGCGACGGCGTGAACGACGCCGCCGCGCTGGCGTCGGCCGACCTCGGCCTGGCGATGGGCACCGGCACGGACGTCGCCATCGAGGCAGCCGACCTGACGCTGGTGCGTGGTGACCTGCAGTCGGCGCCCCAGGCGATCCGGCTGTCGCGCACCACGTTGCGGATCATCCGGCAGAACCTGTTCTGGGCCTTCGCGTACAACGTGGCGGCGATCCCGCTGGCGGCGACCGGCCTGCTCAACCCGATGATCGCGGGTGCGGCGATGGCGTTCTCCTCCGTGCTCGTCGTCACCAACTCGCTGCGCCTGCGCCGCTTCTCCTGA
- a CDS encoding type II CAAX endopeptidase family protein — translation MSADEAARDATGAAPTAAERRLMDPAGPGSAARTAPAEPTTSGERPAGTPQPGRRALSRRLTAEIWIVLGLSLGRSGVYAVVSLVASLTAGPPLASQSTALNQSQSPRPLLDLTYQLLSIAFALVPVALALYLLSANGRSAVRRLGLDARRPWQDLAVGVGLAAAIGIPGLGLYAAGRALGITVQVQASALNAAWWTVPVLVFSAVQNALLEEVVAVGYLSERLRELRWRGPLVVAASALLRGSYHLYQGWGPFVGNAVMGVVFAEYYRRRRRVMPLVVAHAVMDMVVFIGYALVPAHWRTALGLS, via the coding sequence ATGTCGGCCGACGAGGCAGCCCGGGACGCCACGGGCGCCGCCCCGACGGCGGCCGAGCGAAGGCTGATGGACCCTGCGGGCCCCGGCTCGGCAGCCCGGACGGCACCTGCCGAACCGACGACGTCGGGCGAACGACCCGCCGGAACCCCGCAACCCGGTCGGCGCGCGCTCTCCCGCCGCCTGACCGCCGAGATCTGGATCGTCCTCGGCCTGTCCCTCGGCCGCTCCGGCGTGTACGCGGTGGTCAGCCTGGTCGCCAGCCTGACCGCCGGGCCCCCGCTGGCGTCCCAGAGCACCGCGCTGAACCAGAGCCAGTCCCCACGGCCGCTCCTGGACCTGACCTACCAGCTGCTCTCCATCGCGTTCGCCCTGGTGCCCGTCGCGCTCGCGCTGTACCTCCTGTCGGCCAACGGCCGCTCGGCGGTGCGTCGCCTCGGCCTCGATGCTCGCCGCCCGTGGCAGGACCTGGCCGTCGGTGTGGGGTTGGCGGCTGCCATCGGCATCCCCGGCCTCGGCCTGTACGCCGCCGGGCGGGCGCTCGGCATCACCGTGCAGGTGCAGGCCAGCGCGCTGAACGCGGCGTGGTGGACGGTGCCGGTGCTCGTCTTCTCCGCGGTGCAGAACGCGCTGCTCGAGGAGGTCGTGGCGGTCGGCTACCTCTCGGAACGGCTGCGCGAGCTGCGCTGGCGCGGCCCGCTGGTGGTGGCCGCGAGCGCCCTGCTGCGCGGCTCGTACCACCTGTACCAGGGCTGGGGACCGTTCGTCGGCAACGCGGTGATGGGCGTCGTGTTCGCCGAGTACTACCGCCGACGCCGGCGGGTGATGCCCCTGGTGGTCGCCCACGCCGTGATGGACATGGTCGTGTTCATCGGGTACGCGCTGGTCCCGGCGCACTGGCGCACCGCGCTCGGTCTGTCCTGA
- a CDS encoding SPFH domain-containing protein — MSERTAWSLGSAATVLLLLIDVALVITAFNQFAQADSTGDDSHAGLGVLLIAVAVLTFTGVGVISPGSTRVVQLFGRYIGTVRRTGLFTTVPLSNRRRVSVRVRNFETNELKVNDADGNPVNIAAIVVWQVADTAKATFAVEDYVDFVRVQSESALRHVAMSHPYDRPDTGEETLRGATDVVSGEIAAEVAARVAIAGLEVVEARISSLAYAPEIAQAMLQRQQAGAIIAARSRIVEGAVSMVEDALKRLEDHAVVTLDEERKAAMVSNLLVVLCGDSRATPIVNTGSLYT; from the coding sequence GTGTCCGAGCGGACCGCCTGGTCCCTCGGCAGCGCCGCCACGGTGCTGCTGCTGCTGATCGACGTCGCCCTGGTCATCACGGCGTTCAACCAGTTCGCGCAGGCCGACTCCACCGGCGACGACTCGCACGCCGGCCTCGGTGTGCTGCTGATCGCCGTCGCCGTCCTCACCTTCACCGGGGTCGGCGTGATCAGCCCCGGCTCCACCCGGGTGGTGCAGCTGTTCGGCCGCTACATCGGCACCGTCCGCCGCACCGGCCTGTTCACCACCGTCCCGCTCAGCAACCGCCGCCGGGTGTCGGTGCGGGTGCGCAACTTCGAGACCAACGAGCTCAAGGTCAACGACGCCGACGGCAACCCGGTGAACATCGCCGCGATCGTCGTCTGGCAGGTGGCGGACACCGCCAAGGCGACGTTCGCCGTCGAGGACTACGTCGACTTCGTCCGCGTGCAGTCCGAGTCGGCCCTGCGCCACGTCGCGATGTCTCACCCCTACGACCGCCCGGACACCGGCGAGGAGACCCTGCGCGGCGCGACCGACGTGGTGTCCGGCGAGATCGCCGCGGAGGTCGCCGCCCGCGTGGCGATCGCCGGTCTCGAGGTGGTCGAGGCGCGCATCTCCAGCCTCGCGTACGCCCCCGAGATCGCCCAGGCGATGCTGCAGCGCCAGCAGGCCGGCGCGATCATCGCGGCCCGCAGCCGCATCGTCGAGGGTGCCGTCTCCATGGTCGAGGACGCGCTCAAGCGCCTCGAGGACCACGCGGTGGTCACCCTGGACGAGGAGCGCAAGGCGGCGATGGTGTCCAACCTGCTCGTCGTGCTGTGCGGCGACAGCCGGGCCACGCCGATCGTCAACACCGGGTCCCTGTACACGTGA
- a CDS encoding flippase-like domain-containing protein — MTAQSSGPGARADDTAQDVPGTDPHEQPTLRLHTAVPPPPVEVIDVPTSRVQHPSDLLGVVLGVLGVALVLALASYAHNTTSGVAEDVQGFATLLRRILFVPVNALVGLITLAVPLLVLGEQALRRRGRLLLETMVGGAAALALNAGAHWLISGLTSTDLAQNLSIRVGTGWQLTLPAYAALAAGVLTVAGSRVSTSVRWGWNALWVAVGITLITGQVSLPGVAVSVLLGRIVGMAVRYVSGVAPQRAYGEDLAVGVRRAGYTPRRLVRVPDQETAAAPHRDRYPPLPDPDPASAALARSSGTRVYRVETAYDEVLDLVVLDRDRQVVGSLARLWRSLRLRGLEGRSVVSLRQAAERAALLSYAAEAAGVDTPGLLRIGENADSMLLLLDHPHGGVPLTDLPDARLTDELLRAVWAQLRRAHAAGIAHRAVTSDNIVVGPVSHGVPRVWLTGWEQGDVASSELARRMDLMQVLALLALRVGAERAVRSAADALDAADVAAIGPLLQTIALPRQTREAMRAHKEVLTEVREALVARLPQADVEPQQLVRFGARTLLTIIVTVVAVFVVLTTINVNEIAAALRASDWRYSVLAYALGLITLLGGALALVAFSPVKVPLWRATLVQTAGTFVALAAPAGIGPAALNLRTLTKRGVSATLAAATVALVQVTQFVVTVLLLLVLSLLSGTQQQSALPVSPVVLVAVAAVAGLVAAALLVPRVRQWALAKAMPTLRQTWPRFIQVIGQPTRLGLGLLGSTVMTMGYVLAFDASLAALGQSASLVKVAIVYLAGTTAGSLVPTPGGVGTVEAALTASLGAVVGLNPGVALSVAVLFRVLTYWLRIPLGWVAMRRLQKLGEL; from the coding sequence ATGACCGCCCAGTCCTCCGGGCCCGGCGCCCGTGCGGACGACACGGCGCAGGACGTGCCCGGCACCGACCCGCACGAGCAACCGACCCTCCGGCTGCACACGGCGGTGCCACCTCCTCCGGTCGAGGTGATCGACGTCCCGACGTCGCGCGTGCAGCATCCCAGCGACCTGCTGGGCGTGGTGCTCGGGGTGCTCGGCGTGGCGCTGGTGCTGGCGCTGGCGTCGTACGCGCACAACACCACCTCCGGCGTCGCGGAGGACGTCCAGGGCTTCGCCACCCTGCTGCGACGCATCCTGTTCGTCCCGGTGAACGCCCTGGTCGGGCTGATCACGCTGGCGGTGCCGCTGCTGGTGCTCGGCGAGCAGGCGCTGCGCCGGCGCGGACGGCTGCTGCTGGAGACGATGGTCGGCGGTGCTGCGGCGCTCGCGCTGAACGCCGGCGCGCACTGGCTGATCAGCGGCCTGACGTCCACCGACCTGGCCCAGAACCTCTCGATCCGCGTCGGCACCGGCTGGCAGCTGACGCTGCCGGCGTACGCCGCGCTGGCGGCCGGGGTGCTGACCGTCGCCGGGTCCCGGGTCAGCACCTCCGTGCGGTGGGGCTGGAACGCCCTGTGGGTGGCCGTGGGCATCACCCTGATCACCGGGCAGGTGTCCCTGCCGGGCGTCGCGGTGTCGGTGCTGCTGGGCCGCATCGTCGGGATGGCCGTCCGGTACGTGTCCGGCGTCGCCCCGCAGCGCGCGTACGGCGAGGACCTCGCGGTGGGTGTGCGCCGGGCCGGCTACACGCCGCGGCGGCTGGTGCGGGTGCCGGACCAGGAGACCGCCGCGGCACCGCACCGCGACCGGTACCCGCCGCTGCCCGATCCCGACCCGGCCTCTGCCGCGCTGGCCCGCTCGTCCGGCACCCGCGTGTACCGAGTCGAGACGGCGTACGACGAGGTGCTCGACCTGGTGGTCCTCGACCGCGACCGCCAGGTGGTCGGCTCGTTGGCCCGCCTGTGGCGCAGCCTGCGGCTGCGCGGTCTCGAGGGCCGGTCGGTGGTGTCCCTGCGCCAGGCCGCCGAGCGCGCCGCCCTGCTCTCCTACGCCGCCGAGGCCGCCGGTGTGGACACCCCCGGCCTGCTGCGGATCGGCGAGAACGCCGACTCGATGCTGCTGCTGCTGGACCACCCGCACGGCGGCGTCCCGCTGACCGACCTGCCGGACGCCCGGCTGACCGACGAGCTGCTGCGCGCGGTGTGGGCCCAGCTGCGCCGCGCCCACGCGGCCGGCATCGCCCACCGTGCCGTGACCAGCGACAACATCGTCGTCGGACCCGTCTCGCACGGGGTCCCGCGGGTGTGGCTCACCGGCTGGGAGCAGGGCGACGTCGCGTCGTCCGAGCTGGCCCGACGGATGGACCTGATGCAGGTGCTGGCGCTGCTGGCCCTGCGAGTGGGCGCCGAGCGCGCCGTCCGGTCGGCAGCGGATGCGCTCGACGCCGCCGACGTGGCCGCCATCGGTCCGCTGCTGCAGACCATCGCCCTGCCGCGGCAGACGCGCGAGGCGATGCGGGCGCACAAGGAGGTGCTGACGGAGGTCCGCGAGGCGCTGGTGGCCCGGCTGCCCCAGGCGGACGTGGAGCCGCAGCAGCTCGTGCGGTTCGGCGCCCGGACGCTGCTGACGATCATCGTCACGGTGGTGGCCGTGTTCGTGGTGCTCACCACGATCAACGTGAACGAGATCGCCGCCGCCCTGCGCGCCAGCGACTGGCGGTACTCGGTCCTGGCCTATGCGCTGGGCCTGATCACGCTGCTCGGCGGAGCTCTGGCGCTGGTCGCGTTCAGCCCCGTCAAGGTGCCGCTGTGGCGGGCCACCCTGGTGCAGACAGCCGGCACGTTCGTCGCCCTCGCGGCACCCGCCGGCATCGGCCCCGCGGCGCTCAACCTGCGCACGCTGACCAAGCGGGGCGTCTCGGCCACCCTCGCGGCGGCCACCGTCGCGCTGGTGCAGGTGACGCAGTTCGTCGTCACCGTGCTCCTGCTGCTGGTGCTGTCCCTGCTGTCCGGGACGCAGCAGCAGTCGGCGCTGCCCGTCTCCCCTGTGGTGCTCGTCGCCGTCGCCGCCGTCGCCGGCCTCGTGGCCGCCGCGCTGCTGGTGCCGCGCGTGCGGCAGTGGGCGCTGGCGAAGGCGATGCCGACGCTGCGGCAGACGTGGCCGCGGTTCATCCAGGTGATCGGCCAGCCGACCCGCCTGGGCCTGGGCCTGCTGGGCAGCACCGTGATGACCATGGGCTACGTGCTCGCGTTCGACGCGAGCCTCGCCGCGCTCGGCCAGAGCGCCAGCCTGGTCAAGGTGGCGATCGTGTACCTGGCGGGCACGACGGCGGGCTCGCTGGTGCCGACGCCGGGTGGTGTCGGCACGGTCGAGGCCGCCCTGACGGCCAGCCTCGGCGCCGTCGTCGGGCTCAACCCCGGTGTCGCCCTGTCCGTGGCGGTGCTGTTCCGGGTGCTGACGTACTGGCTGCGCATCCCGCTGGGCTGGGTGGCCATGCGGCGGCTGCAGAAGCTCGGCGAGCTCTAG